A window of the Streptococcus sp. 116-D4 genome harbors these coding sequences:
- the pulA gene encoding type I pullulanase, with the protein MYNYPMRVHYHRKNGEYDTCSFVKSQDQRIDFLTYKEDYFGALFSFEHPSSHALESLNFVVHTGQTSKEYTIRFNHYPLLTEVWILEGDDRIYYSENPAIASPFYKNQNPFAFDKAINSASFDHHWGYQGELGCRVEDNEAHFALWAPTATEVQVVVYESAANDAPIWKTFEMERGNSYSYNHKDNTIGVWSLDVEEDLTGKAYQYQVQFPHHQTLTRDPYTIATSPDGKRSAILSFEEKQVENFEVKHGSDATWRLANPCKAVICEMHIRDLTKSPTSGVDEHLRGTFLGAAQTGTVNQYGQSTAFDYIKKLGYNYVQLQPIADRHKEYDADGNVTYNWGYDPQNYNAPETSLSTNPDDPAQVIRDLKTMVQAYHDAGIGVIVDVVYNHTFSVVDAPFQTTVPDYYYRMNLDGTFQNGTGVGNETASEHEMFRKYMIDSLLYWVQEYNIDGFRFDLMGIHDVKTMQMIRQSLDEIDANIILYGEGWDMGTGLAPYDKANKDNAYQMPNIGFFNDNQRDAVKGGEVYGAIKSGFVSGAATEPILAKAILGSSELGTYTHPNQVLNYVEAHDNYNLHDLLATLHPDQSSEQIMRKVETATAMNLLMQGMAFMEIGQEFGRTKLVATGENGELTHDDRERAMNSYNAPDSVNQVNWDLLNERQDSIDFIRQMIRLKTETSAFSYTTYDDIYHHIFVHSAHEHSGWLVYEIHGEEHLLVVFNAKEQDFQFENAGNLELLVTNSHLADTDMVSGVSASVFKVL; encoded by the coding sequence ATGTATAACTATCCCATGCGCGTTCATTACCATCGTAAGAATGGAGAATACGACACTTGCTCTTTTGTAAAAAGTCAGGACCAGCGAATTGATTTTCTGACTTATAAAGAAGATTATTTTGGCGCCTTATTTAGCTTTGAACACCCAAGTTCTCATGCCTTAGAAAGCTTGAATTTTGTGGTTCACACAGGCCAAACCAGTAAAGAATACACTATTCGTTTTAATCACTATCCTCTTTTAACGGAGGTCTGGATTTTGGAAGGAGATGACAGAATTTATTACTCTGAAAATCCTGCTATTGCAAGTCCTTTCTACAAAAATCAAAATCCTTTTGCCTTTGATAAGGCCATTAACAGTGCTAGTTTTGACCATCATTGGGGTTACCAAGGGGAACTAGGTTGCCGTGTAGAGGACAATGAGGCCCATTTTGCCCTTTGGGCTCCTACAGCGACAGAAGTTCAGGTTGTCGTTTATGAATCTGCTGCTAACGATGCTCCTATTTGGAAGACTTTTGAGATGGAGAGAGGTAATAGCTACTCTTATAATCATAAAGACAATACAATCGGTGTCTGGAGTTTGGATGTTGAGGAAGATTTGACTGGCAAAGCTTATCAGTATCAAGTCCAATTCCCTCATCACCAAACACTGACACGCGACCCATACACAATTGCGACCAGCCCTGACGGCAAACGTTCTGCCATTCTGAGCTTTGAAGAAAAGCAAGTTGAAAACTTTGAGGTCAAGCACGGTTCAGATGCTACTTGGCGTTTGGCAAATCCATGTAAGGCAGTTATTTGTGAAATGCATATTCGTGATTTGACCAAATCACCAACCTCAGGTGTAGATGAACATCTTAGAGGAACTTTCTTAGGTGCTGCTCAGACTGGAACAGTTAACCAGTACGGTCAGTCAACTGCTTTCGATTACATCAAGAAGCTGGGCTACAATTATGTTCAGTTGCAACCAATTGCAGATCGTCATAAAGAATATGATGCGGACGGCAATGTAACCTACAATTGGGGTTATGATCCACAAAACTATAATGCACCAGAAACGAGCCTCTCAACAAATCCAGATGATCCAGCTCAGGTCATTCGAGATTTGAAGACCATGGTTCAAGCTTATCACGATGCAGGTATTGGTGTCATTGTGGATGTGGTTTATAATCATACTTTCTCAGTTGTTGATGCACCTTTCCAAACAACAGTCCCTGATTACTATTATCGTATGAATCTAGACGGTACCTTCCAAAATGGAACGGGTGTTGGAAATGAAACAGCCAGCGAACACGAAATGTTCCGCAAGTATATGATTGATTCCCTACTATACTGGGTGCAGGAATACAATATTGACGGCTTCCGTTTTGACTTGATGGGGATTCATGATGTCAAGACCATGCAGATGATTCGTCAAAGTTTGGATGAAATTGACGCCAACATTATCCTTTATGGAGAAGGATGGGATATGGGAACAGGTCTTGCGCCTTATGATAAGGCTAACAAGGACAATGCCTACCAGATGCCAAATATTGGTTTCTTTAATGATAATCAGCGTGATGCTGTCAAAGGCGGAGAAGTTTACGGTGCGATCAAGTCAGGTTTTGTTAGTGGTGCTGCGACAGAGCCAATTCTTGCCAAAGCAATCCTAGGAAGTAGTGAATTAGGTACCTATACACATCCAAATCAAGTGCTAAACTATGTAGAGGCCCATGACAATTACAATCTTCACGATTTGTTGGCAACCCTACATCCAGACCAAAGTTCTGAGCAAATCATGCGCAAGGTCGAAACCGCCACAGCCATGAATTTGCTCATGCAAGGGATGGCCTTTATGGAAATTGGTCAAGAATTTGGTCGTACCAAACTGGTTGCGACTGGTGAAAATGGTGAGCTGACCCATGATGATAGAGAACGTGCTATGAATAGCTATAATGCTCCAGATAGTGTGAATCAAGTCAACTGGGACTTGCTGAATGAGCGGCAAGACAGTATTGACTTTATCCGTCAGATGATTCGATTGAAGACCGAAACCAGTGCTTTTTCTTATACTACTTATGATGATATTTACCATCATATCTTTGTTCATTCAGCTCACGAGCATAGTGGTTGGCTTGTCTATGAAATTCATGGAGAAGAACATCTATTGGTTGTTTTTAATGCAAAAGAGCAGGACTTCCAGTTTGAAAATGCTGGAAATCTAGAACTGTTGGTGACCAATAGCCATTTAGCTGATACAGACATGGTTAGTGGTGTTAGTGCCAGCGTCTTCAAAGTTTTGTAG
- the ligA gene encoding NAD-dependent DNA ligase LigA: MNKRMNELVALLNRYATEYYTSDNPSVSDSEYDRLYRELVELETAYPDQVLADSPTHRVGGKVLDGFEKYSHQYPLYSLQDAFSREELEAFDARVRKEVAHPTYICELKIDGLSISLTYEKGILVAGATRGDGSVGENITENLKRVKDIPLTLPEELDITVRGECYMPRASFDQINQARQENGEPEFANPRNAAAGTLRQLDTAVVSKRNLATFLYQEASPSTRDSQEKVLTHLEQLGFVVNPKRILAENIDEIWDFIQEVGQERENLSYDIDGVVIKVNDLASQEALGFTVKAPKWAVAYKFPAEEKEAQLLSVDWTVGRTGVVTPTANLTPVQLAGTTVSRATLHNVDYIAEKDIRKDDTVIVYKAGDIIPAVLRVVESKRISEEKLDIPTNCPSCDSDLLHFEDEVALRCINPRCPAQIMEGLIHFASRDAMNITGLGPSIVEKLFAANLVEDVADIYRLKEDDFLLLEGVKEKSASKLYQAIQASKENSAEKLLFGLGIRHVGSKASQLLLQHFHSIENLAQADPEEVASIENLGGVIAKSLQTYFATEGSEILLRELKEARVNLDYKGQTVVADAALSGLTVVLTGKLERLKRSEAKSKLESLGAKVTGSVSKKTDLVVAGADAGSKLQKAQELGIEVRDEAWLEGL, from the coding sequence ATGAATAAAAGAATGAATGAGTTGGTCGCCTTACTCAATCGCTATGCGACTGAGTACTATACCAGCGATAATCCCTCGGTTTCAGACAGTGAGTACGATCGCCTTTACCGAGAGTTGGTTGAGCTAGAAACTGCCTACCCAGATCAAGTGCTAGCAGATAGTCCGACCCATCGTGTCGGTGGCAAGGTCTTAGATGGTTTTGAAAAATACAGTCATCAGTATCCTCTTTATAGTTTGCAGGATGCTTTTTCACGTGAGGAGCTTGAAGCTTTTGATGCGCGTGTTCGTAAGGAAGTAGCTCATCCAACCTATATTTGTGAGCTGAAAATCGATGGCTTATCTATCTCGCTGACTTATGAAAAGGGGATTCTAGTTGCAGGTGCAACACGTGGAGACGGTTCTGTTGGGGAGAATATCACGGAAAACCTCAAGCGTGTTAAGGACATTCCTTTAACTTTACCAGAAGAACTAGATATCACAGTTCGTGGGGAATGTTATATGCCACGCGCTTCTTTTGACCAGATTAACCAAGCTCGCCAAGAAAATGGAGAGCCTGAATTTGCCAATCCTCGTAATGCGGCGGCAGGCACCCTGCGACAGTTGGATACAGCAGTAGTTTCCAAGCGCAATCTTGCAACCTTTCTCTATCAGGAAGCCAGCCCTTCAACTCGAGATAGTCAAGAAAAAGTTTTGACGCACCTTGAACAACTAGGATTTGTGGTTAATCCAAAGCGAATCTTGGCCGAAAACATTGATGAAATCTGGGATTTTATTCAAGAAGTAGGACAGGAACGGGAAAATCTGTCTTACGATATTGATGGAGTTGTCATCAAGGTCAATGACCTAGCAAGCCAAGAAGCACTTGGTTTTACCGTTAAGGCACCAAAGTGGGCAGTGGCTTACAAGTTCCCAGCTGAAGAAAAAGAAGCTCAACTCTTATCAGTTGATTGGACAGTTGGCCGTACGGGTGTTGTAACCCCAACAGCAAATCTAACCCCTGTTCAGCTAGCTGGGACAACCGTTAGCCGTGCGACCCTACACAATGTGGATTATATTGCTGAAAAAGATATCCGCAAAGACGACACGGTTATCGTCTATAAGGCTGGGGACATCATACCAGCTGTTTTACGAGTGGTAGAATCCAAACGGATTTCTGAAGAGAAACTAGATATCCCGACAAACTGTCCAAGTTGTGATTCCGACCTATTGCACTTTGAAGATGAAGTGGCTCTGCGTTGTATCAATCCGCGTTGTCCTGCCCAAATCATGGAAGGCTTGATTCACTTTGCTTCTCGTGATGCTATGAATATTACAGGCCTTGGTCCATCTATTGTTGAGAAGCTTTTTGCTGCCAATCTAGTCGAGGATGTGGCAGATATTTACCGTTTGAAAGAAGACGATTTCCTCCTTTTAGAAGGTGTTAAGGAAAAGTCTGCTTCTAAACTGTATCAGGCCATCCAAGCATCAAAGGAAAATTCTGCCGAGAAACTCTTGTTTGGTTTGGGCATTCGCCATGTCGGAAGCAAGGCCAGTCAGCTCTTACTTCAACATTTCCACTCGATTGAAAATCTGGCTCAGGCAGATCCAGAGGAAGTGGCTAGTATTGAAAATCTGGGTGGTGTGATTGCCAAGAGTCTTCAGACTTATTTTGCTACAGAAGGCTCTGAAATTCTCCTCAGAGAATTGAAAGAAGCTAGGGTCAATCTGGACTATAAAGGTCAGACTGTAGTAGCAGATGCAGCCTTGTCTGGTTTGACCGTTGTATTGACTGGCAAATTGGAACGGCTCAAACGCTCAGAAGCTAAAAGTAAACTCGAAAGTCTGGGTGCTAAAGTGACAGGCAGTGTTTCTAAAAAGACTGACCTCGTCGTTGCAGGAGCAGATGCTGGAAGTAAACTTCAAAAAGCACAAGAACTTGGTATCGAGGTTCGAGATGAAGCTTGGTTAGAAGGTTTGTAA
- a CDS encoding MFS transporter: protein MNRYAVQLISRGAINKIGNMLYDYGNSVWLASMGTIGQTVLGMYQISELVTSILINPFGGVISDRFSRRKILMTTDLVCGILCLAISFIRNDSWMIGALIFANIVQAVAFAFSRTTNKAIITEVVEKDEIVIYNSRLALVLQVVGVSSPVLSFLVLQFASLHMTLLLDALTFFIAFALVALLPKEEPKIQEQKSFTGKDIFADIKDGLHYIRHQKEIFFLLLVASSVNFFFAAFEFLLPFSNKLYEVDGAYATVLTMGAIGSIIGALIANKFKSSMNTLLFLLILTGVGVFMMGLPLPNFLTFSGNLVCELFMTIFNIHFFTQVQTKVDGDYLGRVLSTIFTLAILFMPIAKGLMTFLPSVHLYSFLIIGLGVVALSFLALGYVRTHFEKET, encoded by the coding sequence ATGAATCGATACGCAGTACAGTTAATTAGTCGTGGAGCTATAAACAAGATAGGAAATATGCTCTATGATTATGGAAATAGTGTCTGGTTGGCTTCCATGGGGACTATCGGACAGACAGTTTTAGGAATGTATCAGATTTCTGAACTCGTCACATCCATTCTGATCAATCCCTTTGGTGGAGTTATTTCAGACCGTTTTTCTCGTCGTAAGATTTTAATGACGACGGACCTTGTTTGTGGGATTCTTTGTCTGGCTATTTCTTTCATAAGGAATGACAGCTGGATGATTGGCGCTTTGATTTTTGCCAATATTGTTCAGGCAGTTGCCTTTGCATTTTCTCGAACTACCAATAAAGCTATTATAACTGAGGTTGTTGAGAAAGATGAGATAGTGATCTATAACTCTCGTTTGGCGCTAGTTTTGCAGGTTGTTGGTGTTAGTTCTCCTGTGCTTTCTTTCCTTGTTTTACAATTTGCAAGTCTTCATATGACGCTCTTACTAGATGCTCTGACTTTTTTCATTGCTTTTGCACTAGTTGCTTTACTTCCAAAAGAAGAACCAAAGATTCAAGAGCAGAAGAGTTTCACCGGGAAAGATATTTTTGCGGATATCAAAGATGGCTTGCACTATATCAGGCATCAAAAAGAAATTTTCTTTCTCTTGTTAGTGGCTTCCAGTGTGAATTTCTTTTTTGCGGCCTTTGAATTTCTACTCCCTTTTTCAAATAAACTCTATGAGGTAGACGGAGCTTATGCGACTGTCTTAACCATGGGTGCAATTGGCTCAATCATAGGAGCATTGATTGCAAATAAATTTAAATCGAGTATGAATACACTCTTGTTCTTATTGATCCTCACAGGAGTAGGAGTTTTCATGATGGGCTTACCACTGCCTAATTTTCTTACTTTTTCAGGAAACCTAGTTTGTGAATTATTTATGACAATTTTTAATATTCACTTCTTTACTCAGGTACAAACCAAGGTTGATGGAGACTATCTGGGAAGGGTATTGAGTACTATTTTTACACTGGCAATTCTTTTTATGCCGATTGCAAAAGGTTTGATGACCTTTCTACCAAGTGTTCATCTTTATTCTTTCTTGATTATAGGACTTGGAGTTGTCGCCTTATCTTTCTTAGCTCTAGGCTATGTTCGAACTCATTTCGAAAAAGAGACATGA
- a CDS encoding XRE/MutR family transcriptional regulator: MEHLGKVFREFRISKNYSLKEAAGEACSTSQLSRFELGESDLAASRFFEILDNIHVTIENFMDKARNFQHHEHVSLMAQIIPLYYSNDIAGFQKLQIEQLEKAKSSTNPLYFELNWILLQGLICQRDASFSMKQSALDKVADYLFQTDEWTMYELILFGNLYSFYDVDYVARLGREVMEREEFYQEIGRHRKLVLILALNCYQHCLEHLSFENASYFETYTEKIIGKGIKLYERNIFHYLKGFSLYQKGQCKEGCKQMKEAMHIFDLLGLPEQVAYYQEHYEKFVKD, encoded by the coding sequence ATGGAACATCTTGGAAAAGTTTTTCGTGAATTTCGAATCAGTAAAAATTACTCTCTAAAAGAAGCTGCAGGAGAGGCCTGTTCGACCTCCCAATTATCTCGCTTTGAATTGGGAGAGTCTGATCTGGCTGCTTCACGTTTCTTTGAAATATTAGATAATATTCACGTGACGATTGAAAATTTTATGGATAAGGCCAGAAATTTTCAACATCATGAGCATGTCAGCTTGATGGCTCAGATTATTCCACTTTACTACTCAAATGATATTGCAGGTTTTCAAAAGCTTCAAATAGAACAACTTGAAAAGGCTAAGAGTTCAACTAATCCCCTCTATTTTGAGCTGAACTGGATTTTGCTACAAGGTCTGATTTGTCAAAGAGATGCTAGCTTTAGTATGAAGCAAAGTGCGTTGGATAAGGTGGCAGATTATCTTTTCCAAACAGATGAATGGACCATGTATGAGTTGATCCTCTTTGGCAATCTCTATAGCTTTTATGATGTGGACTATGTTGCTCGACTTGGTAGAGAAGTGATGGAGAGGGAAGAATTTTATCAAGAAATTGGTCGCCATAGAAAACTGGTCTTGATTTTAGCCCTTAATTGTTACCAGCATTGTTTAGAGCATCTTTCTTTTGAAAATGCAAGCTATTTTGAGACTTATACAGAGAAGATTATTGGTAAAGGGATCAAACTATATGAGCGTAATATTTTCCATTATCTAAAAGGCTTTTCCTTGTACCAAAAAGGACAGTGTAAAGAAGGCTGTAAGCAGATGAAAGAGGCCATGCATATTTTTGACCTACTAGGTCTTCCAGAGCAAGTAGCCTACTATCAGGAACACTACGAGAAATTTGTCAAAGATTAA
- a CDS encoding ABC-F family ATP-binding cassette domain-containing protein gives MIILQANKIERSFAGEVLFDNINLQVDERDRIALVGKNGAGKSTLLKILVGEEEPTTGEINKKKDISLSYLAQDSRFESENTIYDEMLHVFDDLRRIERQLRQMELKMGEKTGEDLDKVMSDYDRLSENFRQAGGFTYEADIRSILNGFKFDESMWQMRIAELSGGQNTRLALAKMLLEKPNLLVLDEPTNHLDIETIAWLENYLVNYSGALIIVSHDRYFLDKVATITLDLTKHSLDRYVGNYSSFVEQKEQKLATEAKNYEKQQKEIAALEDFVNRNLVRASTTKRAQSRRKQLEKMERLDKPEAGKKSANMTFHSDRVSGNVVLTVENAAIGYDGEILSEPINLDLRKMNAVAIVGPNGIGKSTFIKSIMDQIPFIKGEKRFGANVEVGYYEQTQSKLTPSNTVLDELWNDFKLTPELEIRNRLGAFLFSGDDVKKSVGMLSGGEKARLLLAKLSMENNNILILDEPTNHLDIDSKEVLENALIDFDGTLLFVSHDRYFINRVATHVLELSENGSTLYLGDYDYYVDKKAELVASQAEEAAAVSQEKETSLVNDYQAQKESQKEVRKLMRQIESLEAEIEELESQSQAISEQMLETNDAVELMELQAELDKISHRQEEAMLEWEELSEQV, from the coding sequence ATGATTATTTTACAAGCTAATAAAATTGAACGTTCTTTTGCTGGAGAGGTTCTTTTTGATAATATCAACCTACAAGTGGATGAAAGAGACCGCATTGCCCTCGTTGGAAAAAATGGTGCAGGAAAGTCTACTTTGCTCAAGATATTGGTTGGAGAAGAGGAGCCAACCACTGGTGAAATCAATAAGAAAAAAGATATTTCCCTCTCTTATCTCGCACAGGATAGCCGTTTTGAGTCTGAAAATACTATTTACGATGAAATGCTACATGTATTTGATGACTTGCGTCGTATCGAGAGACAACTTCGACAGATGGAGTTGAAAATGGGGGAAAAAACTGGTGAGGATTTGGATAAAGTGATGTCTGACTATGATCGCCTATCAGAAAATTTCCGTCAGGCTGGAGGATTTACCTATGAAGCCGATATTCGCTCTATCTTAAATGGATTCAAGTTTGACGAGTCCATGTGGCAGATGCGAATCGCTGAGCTTTCCGGTGGTCAAAATACTCGTTTAGCTCTAGCCAAAATGCTCCTTGAAAAGCCCAATCTCTTGGTCTTGGACGAGCCAACCAACCACTTGGATATTGAAACCATTGCCTGGCTAGAGAATTACTTGGTCAACTACAGTGGTGCCTTGATTATCGTCAGCCACGACCGTTATTTCCTCGATAAGGTTGCGACCATAACACTTGACTTAACCAAACATTCTTTAGATAGATATGTAGGAAATTACTCAAGTTTTGTGGAGCAGAAGGAGCAGAAGCTCGCAACTGAAGCCAAAAACTACGAAAAGCAGCAGAAGGAAATCGCAGCTCTGGAAGACTTTGTCAACCGCAATCTAGTCCGAGCTTCAACAACTAAACGTGCTCAATCTCGCCGAAAACAACTGGAAAAAATGGAACGTTTGGACAAGCCTGAAGCTGGGAAAAAGTCAGCTAATATGACCTTCCATTCTGATAGGGTATCTGGTAATGTTGTTTTGACAGTGGAGAATGCTGCTATTGGCTATGATGGGGAAATCTTATCAGAACCTATCAACCTTGACCTTCGTAAGATGAATGCTGTCGCTATTGTTGGTCCAAATGGTATTGGCAAGTCAACCTTTATCAAGTCTATTATGGACCAGATTCCTTTTATCAAGGGTGAGAAGCGCTTTGGCGCTAATGTTGAGGTTGGTTACTATGAACAGACTCAGAGCAAACTGACACCAAGTAATACAGTCTTAGACGAACTCTGGAATGATTTCAAGCTGACTCCTGAACTGGAAATCCGTAATCGTCTAGGTGCCTTCCTTTTCTCTGGTGATGATGTTAAGAAGTCAGTTGGCATGCTTTCAGGGGGCGAAAAAGCTCGTTTGCTTCTGGCTAAATTGTCCATGGAAAACAACAACATCTTGATCCTCGATGAACCGACCAACCACTTAGACATCGATAGTAAGGAAGTTCTGGAAAATGCCCTGATTGACTTTGATGGAACTCTTCTTTTTGTCAGTCACGACCGTTATTTCATCAACCGTGTAGCCACCCATGTATTGGAATTATCTGAGAATGGGTCAACCCTTTATCTAGGTGATTATGACTATTATGTTGATAAAAAAGCAGAGCTAGTAGCTAGTCAAGCGGAAGAAGCAGCAGCTGTTAGCCAAGAAAAAGAAACTTCTCTAGTTAATGACTATCAAGCTCAGAAAGAAAGTCAAAAAGAAGTTCGTAAGCTCATGCGACAAATCGAAAGTCTAGAAGCTGAAATTGAAGAGCTAGAAAGTCAAAGTCAAGCCATTTCTGAACAAATGTTGGAAACAAACGATGCCGTCGAACTGATGGAATTACAGGCTGAGCTGGACAAAATCAGCCATCGTCAAGAAGAAGCTATGCTAGAGTGGGAAGAATTATCGGAGCAGGTGTAA
- a CDS encoding phospho-sugar mutase, with the protein MSYQENYQKWVDFAELPDYLRQDLENMDEKTKEDAFYTNLEFGTAGMRGLIGAGTNRINIYVVRQATEGLARLIESKGENEKERGVAIAYDSRHFSPEFAFESAAVLAKHGIKSYVFESLRPTPELSFAVRHLNCFAGIMITASHNPAPFNGYKVYGEDGGQMPPHDADALTTYIRAIENPFAVEVADVEAEKASGLIEVIGEAVDVEYLKEVKDVNINPALIEEFGKDMKIVYTPLHGTGEMLARRALAQAGFDSVQVVEAQATADPDFSTVKSPNPESQAAFALAEELGRQVGADVLVATDPDADRVGVEVLQKDGSYLNLSGNQIGAIMAKYILEAHKNAGTLPENAALCKSIVSTDLVTKIAESYGATMFNVLTGFKFIAEKIQEFEEKHNHTYMMGFEESFGYLIKPFVRDKDAIQAVLVVAELAAYYRSRGLTLADGIEEIYKEYGYYAEKTISVTLSGVDGAEQIKSIMAKFRNDAPKEWNTTAITVVEDFKAQTATAADGTVTNLTTPPSDVLKYTLADGSWIAVRPSGTEPKIKFYIAVVGKTNEESQAKIANIEAEINAFVK; encoded by the coding sequence ATGTCTTACCAAGAAAATTACCAGAAATGGGTTGATTTTGCGGAGCTTCCTGACTACCTTCGTCAAGATTTGGAAAATATGGACGAAAAAACAAAGGAAGATGCCTTCTATACAAATCTTGAATTTGGTACTGCAGGTATGCGTGGCTTGATTGGTGCTGGTACAAACCGTATTAACATCTACGTTGTTCGCCAAGCTACTGAAGGATTGGCTCGTTTGATTGAATCAAAAGGTGAAAACGAAAAAGAACGTGGTGTCGCAATCGCCTACGATAGCCGTCACTTCTCACCTGAGTTTGCCTTTGAATCTGCTGCAGTTCTTGCTAAACATGGTATCAAATCTTATGTATTTGAAAGCCTTCGTCCAACTCCAGAACTCTCATTTGCAGTTCGTCACCTCAACTGCTTCGCAGGTATCATGATTACTGCTAGCCACAACCCTGCTCCATTTAACGGATACAAAGTTTACGGTGAAGACGGTGGACAAATGCCTCCACACGACGCGGACGCTTTGACTACTTATATCCGTGCAATCGAAAACCCTTTTGCGGTGGAAGTTGCTGATGTCGAAGCTGAAAAAGCTTCTGGCTTGATTGAAGTTATCGGCGAAGCTGTCGATGTAGAATACCTCAAAGAAGTCAAAGATGTGAACATCAACCCAGCCTTGATTGAAGAATTCGGTAAAGACATGAAAATTGTCTATACACCACTTCATGGTACTGGTGAAATGTTAGCTCGTCGTGCTCTTGCCCAAGCAGGATTTGACTCTGTTCAAGTCGTTGAAGCGCAAGCTACTGCTGACCCAGACTTCTCAACTGTAAAATCTCCAAATCCAGAAAGCCAAGCAGCCTTTGCCCTTGCCGAAGAACTTGGTCGTCAAGTAGGCGCTGATGTGCTTGTCGCAACTGACCCTGATGCTGACCGTGTTGGTGTTGAAGTTCTTCAAAAAGATGGTAGCTACCTCAACCTTTCAGGTAACCAAATCGGTGCTATCATGGCTAAATACATCTTGGAAGCCCACAAAAACGCTGGAACTCTTCCAGAAAACGCAGCTCTTTGCAAATCTATCGTATCAACTGACTTGGTAACGAAGATTGCTGAAAGCTACGGCGCAACTATGTTCAACGTCTTGACTGGTTTCAAATTTATCGCTGAAAAAATCCAAGAATTCGAAGAAAAACACAATCACACTTACATGATGGGGTTTGAAGAAAGCTTTGGTTACTTGATTAAACCATTCGTACGTGATAAAGACGCTATCCAAGCCGTCCTTGTCGTTGCTGAACTTGCTGCCTACTACCGTTCACGTGGTTTAACACTTGCAGACGGTATCGAAGAAATCTACAAAGAGTACGGCTACTACGCTGAAAAGACTATCTCTGTCACCCTTTCTGGTGTGGATGGTGCTGAACAAATCAAATCGATTATGGCTAAATTCCGCAACGATGCTCCAAAAGAATGGAACACAACAGCTATCACTGTCGTAGAAGACTTCAAGGCTCAAACTGCTACTGCTGCTGACGGTACTGTTACAAACTTGACAACTCCTCCAAGTGATGTGTTGAAATATACACTTGCTGACGGTTCATGGATTGCTGTTCGCCCTTCAGGTACAGAACCAAAAATCAAGTTCTACATTGCAGTTGTAGGTAAAACTAACGAAGAATCACAAGCTAAGATTGCTAATATCGAAGCAGAAATCAATGCTTTTGTAAAATAA
- a CDS encoding thioredoxin — protein MEQFLDNIKDLEVTTVARAQEALDNKETATFFIGRKTCPYCRKFAGTLAGVVAETKAHIYFINSEEPSQLNELQEFRSRYGIPTVPGFVHIADGQINVRCDSSMSAQEIKDFAGL, from the coding sequence ATGGAACAATTTTTAGATAATATCAAAGACCTTGAAGTCACTACAGTTGCGCGTGCGCAAGAAGCTCTTGATAATAAAGAAACTGCAACCTTCTTTATCGGTCGTAAAACTTGCCCTTACTGCCGTAAATTTGCTGGTACCTTGGCAGGTGTCGTAGCTGAAACTAAAGCTCACATCTACTTCATCAACAGTGAAGAACCAAGCCAACTCAATGAGTTGCAAGAATTCCGCTCACGCTACGGAATCCCAACTGTACCAGGCTTTGTTCATATTGCAGATGGACAAATCAATGTTCGTTGCGACTCTTCAATGTCAGCACAAGAAATCAAAGATTTCGCTGGATTGTAA